Below is a window of Glandiceps talaboti chromosome 15, keGlaTala1.1, whole genome shotgun sequence DNA.
ACATCAACTCCTAAACCAATGATTGCTTTTTTAATACACAGCCTATGAGGAAAGTCCCATCAAGAAAACCTGATGCAGTTGTCCAGGAGAAGACATCAGTGGACCAGGCAGTGATGCTGAGTACACTCGACAGAAGAAGTAAAGCCCCTAACAATATTCATTTAGAGACCGAATCTGCTTCAAAAGGCGGTTAGTGTTGTACATATGTTATTTCAGCAAATGCTTTCAAGAAAATCGTCTTTAGTTATATTCAGGCTATTTCATCTGACAGAGCTATAGTAAAGGCTTCTCTAAGCTTCAACAAAAGAAGGACCCGTCTAATCCTTATGACGTCAGAGTACAGCATAAACCGCGATAAATCACATGactttaaatatacatatacatcgTTCAAAAATGGGTTCTAATCAAGAATGAAAGTAATGATTCTGATTCTGGATAATACATGCCACGATTAAGAGACAAATGTAgtgttttattttatgaaatattagaTATTGCTAACAAggaatattttctttatttagtGTGTAACGTTAAATTGTTGTCATATACTTTTCTTAATATTGTATAAGGTTTTAAAGCGCCACTCCTACAGGGACTCTGTACGTTTGGTTTTGCTGCAAGACATGTAATGATGCAATGTGCAAATAACAATATGACAAGATTCAAAGCTATGCAGGTAGGTCAATGTTTTACATTCAACCAGAGCTATAAGGTCGTGCTGTCTTTAAATTTCAGTTACAGAAGTCACCAGTCTTACGAGATGGTTGTCTTTAACACTATTTTCGCCTTTAAGTCAGGTGATACCTTTGGTCAGATcatgataatatatattgtttatacaTGTGTAATAGACGATATTTTTTTGGCTTGTGGCATTCCATACAGTTAACGAGACGGCCGCAACATGCCATGAACTCGTGAAAAGTGTAGATAAATTGGAAGCTGTTGTTTTTGTAGGCGAGATTTTCCGGACCAGTTCATCCAGGACAGACAATACAGACTGAAATGTGGCAAGATGGAAACAGGATTGATTTCCAATGCAAGGTAAATCAGTGAAAAATTACTCAGTAATTCAAACGACTGTTTTGTTTAAATGTGCAAAATTTCAGACCCGTCAAGGCgactgaaaatgaaaagaaaactaACCAGAGAAGAATTAGAAGAGAACAAAAAGCAGTTTTTGTGATTTACATAAACAGAAAAAAGTTAGCGACAAATCCCTCTTTACATTGTCCCTTCAGGAACCAAAACTCATTTGTTGATAGCAACTCCAAACCGCTACCATCTTTtggtttaaaataaatattaggTGGTTTGCTCTTGTTTGTCTTGTACAGGTTGCAGAGACGGGCCAGGTTGTGGTTTCTAATGCCTACGTTGATCTGAAAGTCAAATCCCAACTGTAATACGACAAAGCGTGATAACATGTCAAACAAATAATAAAGGGTCAAGATACAGTGTGAATTTTGCTGGGATAACTATCATAGTAGTCAATGGATGATCACAAAGAAACCTAGAGGACGAACTTCAATAGTCCACCTTAATGCCATCAGTGTTTTCATCGTTAAATTTCGGCAATGTTCGATAAAATCCGTCAATATGACATCATCATACGATCACTGATTTAATATATTCTCATAAACTTGATGTGTAATTAACATTGATATGAATATAATAAACTTTGACCACATTTTCGGTGACAGAATTAGTACGTTTTCGGTAATTTTTACTACCTGTACACTAAACTTGCATCGGTTAGAAAATGTTACTACATTGTTGGGTGATTGATACATTATAGGTCTATTCGCTACCGGTAAAGTTTTACTACGTAATCCTGTTGACTTTGATACGTTATCGGTTGTAACAAACAAATTACCGAAAATGTAACATTGTCTACACATTAGTATGGACAGCCTCGAGAGGGCGCTGGTTTACACCAGGTCAGAAAGAATGTGCCTGTCACAGTGTCAGTGAAGGGGTCATCTCAGGTGAAAGTAGATCATGAATACTAACCCTGTCGTGAAGATCGACGCCCAGGAGACGACACCATAATAAACAACGACGGTCCATGAAGATGGCGTCAGTAACAAGTTTGTTGACGCTTGTTGTCGTTGTGGCTTGTGTGCAGATAGTCACATCCACAGGTAAGTTTAGTTTAGTCCCACAGTCGTGGTTTCTATCAAATATCGAACGATTTGTCAATAATTAGGGAAGAAATAAGTGTATAGAATTCAAAGTCGTGAATAGTAAATACTTCGATAGAATTGTTGCCGTAAAATATccttcaaaattaaaattaatgatTGAGTAAATGTATGGAAGAAAATGCATTGCCAAACAATGTCACAGTGTTAAATAACAGCAAACAGCGTTTGAAACACTATATTATTGTAAGGTGTTGTTAATGCTATCCCGATGGCTGAAGAGTGCCCCATTTTCCTTGAGGCAAGAATATCCGTCTGTTACAAAAACAATGTACATACTTATGACAGTTTTGTACTTTAAAACACCACGTCTTTAACTTAGACAACAAAAACTTGTAGAATCTACCAAAATATTTACTACTCTTCGTCGTACAACCATACGCGTATCAGAAAGGTCTTGTTTTAAAGCACTGGTATATATGGTCAGGGACACCTCGTTGCCATGACAGCATTGTTAAGATGCATGAGTTATGATTCCAGTGTACGATACGGgttttcaaatgtaaataaacGAACAAAGAGAAAGGTCTTTACTAGAGATCACCGCCTTTCATTCTTTATATCAGATTCTTTACATACAGTTCAGGTAAGAGACCTTGAAAACAGAAACCGGTGCTGTCAATAAGGTCACCTAAGCTGAATTAATCACGGTTTACATGTCAGCTGTCTTTGCTGCCATAGTGTGTCACCGCAGACCACTTCTCTACCATTCTTAAAAATGCCAAGGATTGATTTTTGACTGAATGTATCATGTTTATGTACACGATCGTTCATTAATGTCCTTAGCAAGTGGTACAGaattaaaaacaataaatgATCTTACTACGTTTATATCGGGGTATCTTGTGCACTTTTAAAACATGTTGATATCGACTTGAGTTGGGTATCATAATTTGTGCAACCATACAGCCGAATGTCAATTACATCTAGTTTCACCATTATAGAggtgaagggtctatggtttcaCCGTATATTTTCATCTTATCAAGTTGCCTTTTCGTCGATTGCAGGAAATAGAGCCTAcacaatgatgtaattttttgtcGTACGTATTTTCTGTGATCTCTCGATCTCTccctctttctctgtctgtctgtctgtctgtctgtctgtctgtctgtctgtctgtctgtctgtctgcctgcctgactgactACCTGTCTGTCtccgtatgtctgtctgtctctgtctgttggtctgactctgtctgtctgtctgtctgtctgtctggctgtctgtctggctggctggctcccccctccccctcccctccccctctctctctctctctctctctctctctctctctctctctctctctctctctctctctctctctctctctcaaaagacaaagatataaataaaagagttgtataataatgaATGTATCACTCGTTTAAATTCAAAACAGTCTTATACAATATACTAACTTTTGTTTAGTCGATATTTACTGCAACTCTCAAGTTGAAGAAAGCTTTCAAGGTCACATATTAATGTATATCCGGAtatcccatttttttcattttgtttcacattcataATTCATTTATTCCAATTTGATATCTAAATTGCAAGGGAATTGAGAACTCTTATTTGACTTCCGGATATGGGTCACGTGACCATACCCATACCGTCATCATGCCACTTTGCGATGGTCAAGCCTGCTTCAAATATTCATACAATGTGCAATCATAACTCTTCAGAACCAAAAGTTTACGAAAAATACTGtaatttcctggagtggtgtttcccccttaaaaatattttgattttgaatttacGTTGATTTTGTGTTTAAATTGTTATATTAAAGTGAACGTCGACCCGAGTGGCACAGTCATAAAGGAAGCCGGTGAAAGCTTCACTCTGACTTGCGAAGCAACGTCATCAGCGACAAAAACTGCTACGTTTACTGAAGACAAGACCTGGAAACCACAGAAATATGTCCGAAGAAAACGAAACGAAGAATCGCTGTCTCGTTCGAAAAGAGCCGATACTATACAGACTATAAGGGAAACGTTTGATGATGCTGTGCCTTGGGATTCAGGTCGTTGGGTTTGTAAAAGTGAGGACTCTGACACCGGAGTGTCAGAATCAGCTAATGTGGATCTTGTTGTTGTGCAAGGTATGGTTATTATTGACACTAACTCCTTAGTGTACAAAATAGTAAATGATACATTTCCACTTGTCGTATTAACTATTTGTACTATTGCTACAACGTTCACACTAAATGTCGAATTTCTCCTTTGCAAAGAGAAAATCATGTTGACTATGTATGCATATTTGtcttttgatatatttgtgtgCGGTAAGACGTGTTCCCTGTAGGTGGCTGTGTCGGAATTCTGTAATACCAAGATGAAAATGTCTATTGTGTGTTTTTCATTTAAATGATAGTATagtttttgttgtgttgtgttgtgttgtgttgtgttgtgttgtgttgtgttgtgttgtgttgttgcatagtgtattgttttatattgtattgtagtgtCGTATCgaatcatattgtattgtactgtattgtattgcgttgtgttgcgttgcatttgttgtattacattacattgcattgtattgtattgtattgtattgtattgtattgtattgtatttgtattgtattgtattgtattgtattgtattgtattgtattgtattgcattgtattgtattgtattgtattgcattgtattgtattgtattgtattacatttcagtCGACAAATCTAATGACGTGCAAGTATACGAAAGTGACTTGGTTGGTGGCGCTATTTGGTGTACCTGTGTCAACTTAGACCCCAGAATGTGCGAGATAGTGTGGAGGAAAGATGGGGACCAAATACCACCAGGAGGGGGCGCCCAAGACTTCGATGACGACGATGTCCCTGATGTGTTTGCATCGGACGATACACAGGGACTTGTCTTTTTGCACAACAAAGCATCAGATTCAGgcacttatacatgtactgcacAAGTGACTGTGGCGGGAGTAAAAAAAGAAATGCCTGCTCGATCTATTAATGTCAAAAGTAAGTAGTGTATATAGGGATCACTTTTACAACGGAGAAACTTTACCATTGCCACAAACAGGCCCAGCTGCTTGGCGACTATGACAACTTCGATTTGGTTCATTTTTTTCGCTTTGTTTTGTCAGACAGTGTAGCTAATTATGGCGATGACTTTCTTGACATCCACAGTCACGTTTTTTAACATCTATAAAATACGTTTTCATACATTTAGATAATATCGGTAAAATTGACAAGAAAAGTGAAATCTAGTATTCATCAGTGTGTGTCGaagtaaataatataattgtaacaCGAACTAAGAACGCACTAGTTTTGTGGGTGCATAGTGTGCCATTTCTTTCTTGTCTGTGTGGTTCTATCTATTCTTTAACCCTCTTCAGGCCAGGTtcatgtaaaagataatggctCTGACAGGATAGggatgtattgtttgtttggttcCTCTTATTCCAATGCTGATATAGCCTTGGCACTGAAAATGAGACGTAGCTTGAAACGTTTATAATAACTTGACTTTGAAGGACTGAAATAGTACCACGTCACTTCCTATTAAATTGTAACACAATTGCTGTAAACATCCCAAGATATATCATTTGTTCTTATACTGTAaataacaaacatacaaacacatctACTTTCATCTCTTTTCAGTGGAAACGGAGAAAGATGACGTTCCTGACCCAGGTAAGTAAGTTATACCCGCCCTACCAGTATATAAACTAGATTTTTCAAACCTCTATAAATTCATACGACTGGATAGGTATTACCCAATTTCACTTTTGTTAAAATTCTAAGCTGGTCATATTTTTTCTTGTAAAACGCCGCCATCttcatgaccccccccccccccttgagcATCTTGTGATGTTTCTTCACAAAGCaaaattacatattaataattGACTATCCCAATGACATCATTCAAACACTTAAAATATGGAACTAATgacaatataataatttatacatgtcatgtcatttcaTAAGATATGCAAAGTTCAAATCATGAAAAGCGTTAGCTTTGTTGATTGTTTATTATACACGTATTTCCCATTTTCTCCTGCGGAAGCTTAATGAAGAcacaaggggggggggattgaaGCTTGTTCATGAGAGTATTTTTTATCTACGAAAGTATTTTTACTTTCTCCATCATTTTCCTATAAAAAAATGCTCGGAAGAAAAAACTCCCATAAAAAAATACACCAATGAAAAAAATACTCCGATGAAACTAACttcaaaattgtatttatttctgGTGTCCGCATTAAGCTTCCGTACACTACAAATCAAAATTACGGTATTTTTTTGCTGTAATGTGTTTCAAAGTCGTACATGCGAAGTCACAAATGCTGTAGGGTTGGTACTATACAGACAGAGTCTCTTCAATCAGCTGACATACCCTCAAAGAAAGAAAACTTTGCGCAAAATTTGTTAATTCTTGGCGTCAATTCGTatttaatgttttctttctAGGTGTATGTGATCGAATCAGTGATGTCAGCACAGACGGCAGCACCCTTCACTATTATCGTATTACCAACCCTAAACTTTACTCCGGTGTCTTCACCTTTCAAGTACAAGCATCTGAAAACGTCATCATACGTCTCAAACCATCAAATAACGCAACTACTGACTTTATTGAGGTGATCCTCGGAAGTGACGGGAACACAAAATCACGGATCACTAGGTACATTGGCTCGTATATGCCGATAACTGTTGAGGAAGATACATTCCGTGTTCTTGCCAGCTACGAGGTCCGAACCTTCACTATCATCTACGCTTATGATATGGTTGAAGTCCGTACAGGAACTGAGAGAACACCTATCATCAGTCTGAACCAAAGACACGGTAGAGTTTTCAACGACCCCGCAATTTATGTTAGAGTCGTTGAGTATGAAACAGGGGACGGGGTCCAGGGTTCTTTCTTCGTGTGCAACCCGAACACTCGAGGTACGTATGATATCCACGCACTGATTCAAACTCGTGGGCTTCAAAATCTAGGCGGCGTAAAATtgctaaaaaaaatttaaatcttATTAAAGACAATTTGTCGAGATACAGCCTATGTGTAAATTTTAAGTTTATTATTgatcaaattattttcaatagaattgacttttttttaaatttcgaaATTGAAGCAACTACTAATACTACAGTGTAAAAAATATCGATGTTGTATTTAACACCATCCATATGTTACTCAAAATATAATCATCAAAATTCCAGCGCCCTCACAGTTAATTCATTCATCCACTcgtccatctatccatccatccatccatccatccattcacccaccAATTTATTCATCTACCCACcaattcattcatccatccatccatccatccatccatccattcattcattcattcattcattcattcattcattcattcattcattcattcattcattcattcattgacttGTGCATTCCATTTCAAATTGTTGTTTTCACAGAACCTTGGTACATGTTGACTTCTCCTAGTGAGTTGAAGGCTTCAATAATAGTGGCGGTTATTGCATGCGTTTGTATCCTGATTGCAGTCATATTGGCTCTTCTACCAAAATGGCGCTGCCCAGGCGGTGGCGTACCAGTGTAAGTAACTGTATTAATCATACATTTATGTAGTACAAGTCATATGTATATGTGACCAACAATGCAACGTGATCATTTACATTGAAAATcacaaaaactgaaaaaaaaactatctcTGTTGGTaaaatttttgttgagccaggagataaaatgtagctgtgttggtaagatttttgtcgagccagacgactTTTTGCTTCAGATTGCTTCAGATTTCGTGATTTCAATTGTCTATCTTGTTCAAAGACAAGCTTCGTCATAAAGTTGTTTTAGACCCTGTTTGATTAATACCGTTGACGGGGTTTGTATTCATTGCCCGGAGTCACGTCATGGTAGGTTCCACGGCACTTTCACAGAACAAGAACTGTACAATTTCACTGTTTTGTACGATATCATTCACATAGAGagcgatttttttttatcataacaATTATcttttatatcatatgtataATACTTTTGTTTCAAATACAGAGATCCTGAGAAGAATGCCGATGAGAGCACCAAGCCCGAAGAAACCAAAGAGCCCGCGACAACAACCACAGACGAGACGACGAAGGACATGCTTCCTCTAGCGCCCACTTACGGCGATCCCGTTCACCATGCCGAAAAACGACACAAGAAACATAAAAAGCACAGAAAACATCACAAGAAGAAGAAGTCTTGGTCACCGGAACACGATATTAATTAGTTCGCACTACGCCTAGGGTGTCAACCATTGAACCACCATAATACCATAGCAACGAAAAGTCTCAAACCTATCTCTCAGAGTTGCTAATTGCCCCTGAACAATTAATTGTTGTCGAATACTAGACTGTATTTAGGGTAGGAGAAATCACCAACCGTTGATTGTTTTTTGCCCAATTTAACTACAAAAAAATCATCCAGATAGAAACAAATGTATTCTTGTGTAATATCAGTCGTTGTGGGCGCGCTTCTAATCCTTCCGGAAGGACAAGGACGCCCTCTTGCGACGTATTTTAATCTATGTGACTAAGGGAGTCTtaagtaattacaaggggggtGGGTCAAGGGGAAATGAAGCTCAGACTAAAATTCACCGATTCGATTTTCTAAAAAGTCACTCTCACCCTGATTTTGTCAAGCCAGGACGAGGTTTTGCTCCAGgttttatgattttaattgtaatgtttCGGTTGCCGTAGGAACGCGATGCTAATAACATACTATAAAATACATCTGTTACCAGCTATAGAttagatgacacaatgcaaattgaaaaatatacatttgctTCTTGAAATACCTGGTAGTTTTACGATTTACGGATACGTTGATTAGTTATACCAAAGTGCCAAATATTTAAGACCTCTAGCAGTACTAGTAGATTGAAATTCCCCTACATGAGATTTAAGCAAAGTATGAGATTTtcctattttattttataattatcaaCCCACCAAATCTGATATACCGTTTCATCAA
It encodes the following:
- the LOC144446172 gene encoding uncharacterized protein LOC144446172, whose product is MKMASVTSLLTLVVVVACVQIVTSTVNVDPSGTVIKEAGESFTLTCEATSSATKTATFTEDKTWKPQKYVRRKRNEESLSRSKRADTIQTIRETFDDAVPWDSGRWVCKSEDSDTGVSESANVDLVVVQVDKSNDVQVYESDLVGGAIWCTCVNLDPRMCEIVWRKDGDQIPPGGGAQDFDDDDVPDVFASDDTQGLVFLHNKASDSGTYTCTAQVTVAGVKKEMPARSINVKMETEKDDVPDPGVCDRISDVSTDGSTLHYYRITNPKLYSGVFTFQVQASENVIIRLKPSNNATTDFIEVILGSDGNTKSRITRYIGSYMPITVEEDTFRVLASYEVRTFTIIYAYDMVEVRTGTERTPIISLNQRHGRVFNDPAIYVRVVEYETGDGVQGSFFVCNPNTREPWYMLTSPSELKASIIVAVIACVCILIAVILALLPKWRCPGGGVPVDPEKNADESTKPEETKEPATTTTDETTKDMLPLAPTYGDPVHHAEKRHKKHKKHRKHHKKKKSWSPEHDIN